GTCGAGGAATCGGTCGACGAAGCCGAGGTTCCCGCTACAGCTGCTGCAGTATCGCTTTCTTCACTGGAATCGCTCAAACTGGCCAACAAACTTTGCAATGCCCCCAGTTCATCTCGATTAACATGTTGTGGCGGCGGTGGTGGTGGTGCGGCAGCAGCCAGCGTAGTAGAATCGCTAGATTCAGTTAAGGCGCTCTGCAATGCCGTCACATCATCGTCTGTTACTGTACCATTTTTCACTTTGTCGAGAAAAGACGTTAAAATCGTCTCCAAATTTAAAGAGCTATCGGTCTCAGAAGCCGAAGTCACTGCCGCCACTGTAGATGAAGACGTGCTGTCACTGCTGCTTTCGGCCGTATCCGAACTGGTACTTCCCGTTACTGGCACCAGCCCTTGACTCATGAGCCCGCTGAAAAATGCTGCGGCCGTCTCACTGTCCTGTCCTTCGTACCGAGATTTTGTTTCTGAGGTCGTGGCTGTTGTTTGCGTAGCTGTACTCTGCGCTTCTGCAGCAGCACTCTGCAGCCGCTGCAGATATTGCCACCAATTGCTTGTTACCGAAGAAACATTCATGGTTTCGCCTCCTTATGCGTCAAAATAGAAATCCTTATTGACTATTATCGGCGATACACCTTTATTTCTTCTTTGAAAATAAATTCCATGGCAATATTTTACATTAAAAATTTTAACGCTTCTTCGGCATCTACAGGACGGCTGAAAATATAGCCTTGCAAACAATCACAGCCGCGCCGCTTTAATACCTCTTTTTGCAACTCTGTTTCCACGCCTTCCGCCACTAAAACCATGCCTAGCGTATGGCCCAAGGAGATAATGGAAGCAATCATTTCCTCTTGCGTTCCCTCCATGTCCTCTACATTAATAAAGGATTTATCCATTTTTAGAATATTGATCGGCAAATGCTTTAGATAGGTCAAGGAAGAATAACCTGTGCCAAAATCGTCTAAGGCTAAAAGCAGTCCCATTTTGCGCAGTTCCCACAGCTTGCCGATACTTTCTTCCATTGATTCGATCATGATTCCTTCGGTCACTTCCAAAACCATTTGCTCCAGCTCAACCTCTTCACGCGTCAAGATATCTTGTACCTGCCTCACAAAATCCGCAGCCAACAATTGCTTCGGCGATATATTGACCGCGATATGAACTTGACCAAAGCCTCGCGCTGCCAGGCGTTTCGCAAAACGCGCCGCTTCCCCCAGTACCCAGGCGCCAATCGGCAAAATCAAACCACATTCTTCTGCAATAGGTATAAACTTGGCTGGTGAAACAAAACCATGCTCCTCGCTTCGCCAGCGCAACAACGCTTCAAAGCCATTCACGCGGCCGGAAATCAAATCAAGCTGCGGCTGGTATTGCAAGAACAGTTCTTTGTTTTCAAGGGCCCGGCGCAAGCTGTTAGTCAGGGCCATCCGCTCATACGCTTCATCAGACAACGCCGTTTCATAAAAACGCCAGCAGTTTCTCCCAGCTCGTTTAGCAGCGTACATGGCGCTATCTGCTCGTTTAAGAAGCTCTTCTGCTGTTTCCCCGTCTTCCGGGTATAAAACAACGCCCAAACTGGCAGATAAATGCACCTGCCTTCCGGCCACTGCATACTCACAACCCAGCTCGCGAATGACCTTTTCCGCTACAGCACCGGCCGCCTCCTGTCCCAAGCCAGGAATTAAAGCGATAAACTCATCTCCGCCCAGCCTGGAAACAAAGGCTTCTTTTCCTAGAACCTGGCAAAGAATGTTCCCGGCAGTAATAATTACATGATCGCCGCTGGAGTGTCCGAAATTATCATTAATCGCCTTCAAATCATCCATGTCGATAAAGAAAAGAGCCCCCTGCTTTTCTTTCTTGCTCTCAATAAGCTCGTACCTCAATTTCCTTTGCAAGCCCGCCCGATTGGGCAAGCCTGTAAGGGCGTCATGAAAAGCCATATGATGAATGACTTCCTGCGCTTGCACTCGTTCCAAAATCACCGACGCCAAGTCGGCAAACTGGCGGAGCGTTTCCACATCTTTCTCCTGAATGCGGCGCACCTCGCCTTCCCAACTGGCGGCAAATACGCCGCATACGGCAGAACCGTTCTTTAGGGGCAGCATGATAATATTCGTCATGTTAGCCAAATACATATCGCTGATACGTTCCGGGTACACCCGATAATCCTCTACATATAAGAGCTCTCCGCTCGCATAGACCTGTCCCTGCATGCCGATCCCCATGGGAAATGCTTTTTGAATCCGCTGGGCGTGCAGGCCCTTGGCATGATGCAGCACAAATTCCTGTGCAGTGACGTCATAAAGACCGATATAACCGCTTGGCGCCTCAACCAGCTCCAAGGCATTGCGCAAAATGACCTCCAAGCACTGGCTGCTTTCGCTGACAGGACGCGTCACTAAATCCATAGCCGCCAAATATTGACGCTCTCGCAGTTGCAACCGCTCACTTGTCTGTCGACGCATTTCCACTTCCTCTTCCAAACGGCTGTTCGCATGTTCTTGCGCCTCATTCATGGCCGTCAATTCTTCATTTGATGCCATAAGATCCTGCGTCTTTTCCTCCACTTTTTGCTCCAAACGGTTGCGCGCCTCTTCCAGGTCCTGGTTTTTCAAGGC
This genomic window from uncultured Anaeromusa sp. contains:
- a CDS encoding EAL domain-containing protein codes for the protein MWNRISYRDKLLLWVMPVLLLGLVGLAAGAYWYNHKVVEEKLTQSMLATAEKAAAGLELWCRTLVVEPESIAATPAAKVINESFARIDAQNLNRKKFLQTHYPNLFLDIYAVNREGVYHSLYLEGNEGRIYVGSVWSREYFQSIMAGGGTQLTPPLRSRTTGKPTIFAVAPILDENDRPQGLVGTGISLDYVEKMAQSMRIGETGYGIIVAKDGTFIYHPRREFIMATRISESSDETVRELGRQMQSGGSGIYRYEFEGQKKVAFYAAVPFAGWSVATTIAEAELLAPLRQMLQFLLGITTVLLVVVGLILWLAARRLTQPLQQLDQQARRIGEGDLETPLLRLDSGDEVGRLAAAFRYMVDMLRQMVRELALKNQDLEEARNRLEQKVEEKTQDLMASNEELTAMNEAQEHANSRLEEEVEMRRQTSERLQLRERQYLAAMDLVTRPVSESSQCLEVILRNALELVEAPSGYIGLYDVTAQEFVLHHAKGLHAQRIQKAFPMGIGMQGQVYASGELLYVEDYRVYPERISDMYLANMTNIIMLPLKNGSAVCGVFAASWEGEVRRIQEKDVETLRQFADLASVILERVQAQEVIHHMAFHDALTGLPNRAGLQRKLRYELIESKKEKQGALFFIDMDDLKAINDNFGHSSGDHVIITAGNILCQVLGKEAFVSRLGGDEFIALIPGLGQEAAGAVAEKVIRELGCEYAVAGRQVHLSASLGVVLYPEDGETAEELLKRADSAMYAAKRAGRNCWRFYETALSDEAYERMALTNSLRRALENKELFLQYQPQLDLISGRVNGFEALLRWRSEEHGFVSPAKFIPIAEECGLILPIGAWVLGEAARFAKRLAARGFGQVHIAVNISPKQLLAADFVRQVQDILTREEVELEQMVLEVTEGIMIESMEESIGKLWELRKMGLLLALDDFGTGYSSLTYLKHLPINILKMDKSFINVEDMEGTQEEMIASIISLGHTLGMVLVAEGVETELQKEVLKRRGCDCLQGYIFSRPVDAEEALKFLM